In one Nocardioides sp. NBC_00368 genomic region, the following are encoded:
- a CDS encoding family 78 glycoside hydrolase catalytic domain, with protein sequence MRRHIAGLVTATLAIALSPALPPLAAGAVPSTEDVVTGTVPAVSELRTNALVDPLGIATTAPTLGWQVDSDRRGVTQKAYQIRVATSERRLTSPDVWDSRKVRSGQSVDIRYAGPALKPRTDYVWSVRVWDDEGVASAWSDPATFATGLGNEAWTADWIGAKTPELGAEWTDYTIEFTASDIGGALGVYFRGQNTENAYMWQFSDAEDSLRPHVKRNGGYSVLPAKPVPSGFDFAAEHDYAITVAGDTITTSIDGQQLDRRTDATFAGPGVMGFRTSGSEHGLVHDVTVTSASGAVLVDTDFPAGDRTFTAGTVTADGLRVDNAGGEAWLRGDDAVPLLRKEVDLGSKQVTRARVYASARGVYELRLNGKRVGDTELAPGWTAYDRRIDYQTYDVTDLVTSGSNVLGAEVAPGWYSGKVAMFGTDVYGTANSVIAELVIDYADGTSRVVRTDDTWRTTGGPTREADLLDGEWYDARRAAEVDGWDEAGFDAQDWAPVAVRDEPTDVLEPQTAVDVRVTEELETAERIDSPTDGVYLYDLGQNMVGHVRLTVQGEKGQTVTIRHGEVLNPDGTLYTANLRSAKATDTYTIGSDEPETFEPSFTFHGFRYVEISGLDEAPDASDIVGVVVGTDGDLTSTLDTDSDLVDQLHRNIVWGMRGNFLSIPTDTPARDERMGWTGDINVFARTAVYNMDSESFLTKWLQDLRDTQRPNGSLPGVAPVVPGRFDGGYESAGWMDAGVHVPWTLWQAYGDTGVITENYDMMKRYVDFLDADSTGHIRSAGGYLDWLNLDDPTPADVLDTAFVAKSTREFAQMAKAVGRDADAAAYQARFEAIRTAYQQAFIAADGSVKGDSQTAYILTLTNDLEPEDRRDAVYDQFVQTLERRDYHLSTGFLGVDGLLPALTKAGRTDIAYRLLQHEDYPSWGYEIGKGATTIWERWNSINPDGTFNDVGMNSFNHYAYGAVGEWMYRTMAGVSAAEPGYRKVTIAPEPGAGVEHVDYSLQTPYGTVKSAWATDDGPMTLEVTVPANTTAEVRIPAANRWAVTEGGSPIENSEDVEFVRYDGNAHVVVLEIGSGDYSFRVAPALGDIGAARAEAAEAAVDVSSLSLNGPAGRAAKRDLANRTASLRAEIGEAWDLAARDADEERIAEAVHRALAAVANLDRTVRMYADNGTLSEATATGLRNRLTAIGKSLSRASARLVGAVATLQVPADEVLPGDAVEVSVRVDNSGKQSLKEVASSLTLPEGWTAEPVGAHTDTVPAGGQVEHTYEVSVPGDAAVGPVDLTGQLSYSRSGGTATLPVGGTLLVGSGVQITATSSAPASVDGGQTATITTTLHNRSGVTQRGDLSLAGPGGWSAEPAGFEIPAGQDADIDIEVVVPQTVVAGPVSLTVSTGATPTEQAAATVTVGLATPPADSTDHIDLGETTSESAHGLTASERSGTNQEAGLTRRYTHSSYPGGWFELDAAVPVDRRFVVRVVETFDGARRKTYDVELDGQVAHSVDLTRTAGGQGTMTHQFLVEPSALTADGSMRIRFQDTGADYDPSVADVWVVPVG encoded by the coding sequence GTGCGCCGACACATCGCAGGGCTGGTCACAGCCACCCTCGCCATCGCCCTCTCGCCCGCACTGCCCCCACTCGCCGCCGGCGCCGTCCCGTCGACCGAGGACGTGGTGACGGGCACCGTCCCCGCCGTCAGCGAGCTGCGTACGAATGCGCTCGTCGATCCTCTCGGTATCGCGACGACCGCTCCCACCCTGGGATGGCAGGTCGACTCCGATCGCCGCGGGGTCACCCAGAAGGCGTACCAGATCCGGGTCGCGACCTCGGAGCGGCGGCTCACGTCACCCGACGTGTGGGACAGCCGGAAGGTGAGGTCGGGGCAGTCCGTCGACATCCGGTACGCCGGGCCCGCCCTGAAGCCGCGTACGGACTACGTGTGGTCGGTGCGGGTCTGGGACGACGAGGGTGTTGCGTCCGCATGGAGCGATCCGGCGACCTTCGCGACCGGCCTCGGGAACGAGGCGTGGACGGCGGACTGGATCGGCGCGAAGACTCCTGAGCTGGGCGCGGAGTGGACCGACTACACGATCGAGTTCACCGCCTCCGACATCGGTGGAGCGCTCGGCGTCTACTTCCGGGGCCAGAACACCGAGAACGCGTACATGTGGCAGTTCAGCGATGCCGAAGACTCGCTCCGTCCGCACGTGAAGCGCAACGGCGGATACTCCGTTCTCCCGGCCAAGCCGGTCCCGAGCGGCTTCGACTTCGCCGCCGAGCACGACTACGCGATCACCGTCGCCGGCGACACGATCACCACCTCGATCGACGGCCAGCAGCTCGACCGGCGCACCGACGCGACCTTCGCCGGGCCCGGGGTGATGGGTTTCCGCACCAGCGGGTCCGAGCACGGACTGGTCCACGACGTGACCGTCACCAGCGCGTCCGGCGCCGTTCTGGTGGACACCGACTTCCCGGCCGGCGACCGCACCTTCACCGCCGGCACCGTCACCGCCGACGGGCTCCGGGTCGACAACGCCGGCGGCGAGGCGTGGCTTCGCGGCGACGACGCGGTCCCGCTGCTGCGCAAGGAGGTCGACCTGGGATCGAAGCAGGTCACCCGCGCTCGGGTCTACGCCTCGGCACGCGGTGTCTACGAGCTGCGCCTCAACGGCAAGCGGGTCGGCGACACCGAGCTGGCGCCCGGCTGGACGGCCTACGACAGGCGCATCGACTACCAGACCTACGACGTGACGGACCTGGTGACGTCGGGCTCGAACGTGCTCGGGGCCGAGGTCGCTCCCGGTTGGTACTCCGGCAAGGTCGCGATGTTCGGCACCGACGTCTACGGCACCGCCAACTCGGTCATCGCCGAGCTCGTCATCGACTATGCCGACGGCACCAGCCGGGTCGTCCGCACCGACGACACCTGGCGCACGACCGGAGGGCCGACCCGCGAGGCCGACCTCCTCGACGGTGAGTGGTACGACGCCCGCCGCGCGGCCGAGGTCGACGGCTGGGACGAGGCCGGGTTCGACGCCCAGGACTGGGCACCGGTCGCCGTCAGGGACGAGCCGACCGACGTGCTCGAGCCGCAGACGGCCGTCGACGTACGCGTCACCGAGGAGCTCGAGACCGCCGAGCGGATCGACTCGCCGACGGACGGTGTCTACCTCTACGACCTCGGGCAGAACATGGTCGGCCACGTCCGCCTCACCGTGCAGGGCGAGAAGGGTCAGACGGTCACGATCCGTCACGGCGAGGTGCTCAACCCCGACGGCACCCTCTATACGGCCAACCTGCGCTCCGCGAAGGCCACCGACACCTACACGATCGGCTCCGACGAGCCCGAGACCTTCGAGCCGTCCTTCACCTTCCACGGCTTCCGCTACGTCGAGATCTCCGGGCTGGACGAGGCCCCCGACGCCTCCGACATCGTCGGCGTCGTGGTCGGCACCGACGGCGACCTGACCAGCACCCTGGACACCGACTCCGACCTGGTCGACCAGCTGCATCGCAACATCGTGTGGGGGATGCGCGGCAACTTCCTCTCCATCCCCACCGACACCCCGGCACGTGACGAGCGGATGGGCTGGACCGGCGACATCAACGTCTTCGCCCGCACGGCGGTCTACAACATGGACTCCGAGTCGTTCCTCACCAAGTGGCTGCAGGACCTGCGCGACACCCAGCGCCCGAACGGGTCGCTGCCCGGCGTCGCCCCGGTCGTACCCGGTCGCTTCGACGGCGGCTACGAGTCGGCCGGCTGGATGGACGCGGGCGTGCACGTGCCCTGGACGCTGTGGCAGGCCTACGGCGACACCGGCGTCATCACGGAGAACTACGACATGATGAAGCGGTACGTCGACTTCCTCGACGCCGACTCGACCGGACACATCCGGTCCGCCGGTGGCTACCTGGACTGGCTCAACCTCGACGACCCGACCCCCGCGGACGTCCTGGACACAGCGTTCGTCGCGAAGAGCACCCGGGAGTTCGCGCAGATGGCGAAGGCCGTCGGCAGGGATGCCGACGCCGCGGCGTACCAGGCCCGCTTCGAGGCCATCCGGACCGCCTACCAGCAGGCGTTCATCGCCGCTGACGGCTCCGTCAAGGGCGACAGCCAGACGGCGTACATCCTCACCCTGACCAACGACCTCGAGCCCGAGGACCGTCGCGACGCGGTCTACGACCAGTTCGTGCAGACGCTCGAGCGGCGCGACTACCACCTCTCCACCGGGTTCCTCGGTGTGGACGGGCTGCTGCCGGCGCTGACCAAGGCCGGACGCACCGACATCGCCTACCGGCTGCTGCAGCACGAGGACTACCCGTCGTGGGGCTACGAGATCGGCAAGGGCGCCACCACGATCTGGGAGCGCTGGAACTCGATCAACCCGGACGGCACCTTCAACGACGTGGGCATGAACTCCTTCAACCACTACGCCTACGGCGCCGTCGGCGAGTGGATGTATCGCACCATGGCCGGCGTCTCGGCGGCCGAGCCCGGCTATCGCAAGGTGACGATCGCACCCGAGCCCGGCGCGGGTGTCGAGCACGTCGACTACAGCCTGCAGACCCCGTACGGCACGGTGAAGAGCGCCTGGGCGACCGACGACGGGCCGATGACCCTCGAGGTGACCGTCCCGGCGAACACGACCGCCGAGGTCCGGATCCCGGCCGCCAACCGCTGGGCGGTGACCGAGGGCGGATCGCCGATCGAGAACTCGGAGGACGTCGAGTTCGTGCGCTACGACGGCAACGCGCACGTGGTCGTCCTGGAGATCGGGTCCGGCGACTACAGCTTCAGGGTCGCGCCCGCGCTCGGTGACATCGGTGCCGCCCGGGCCGAAGCCGCCGAGGCGGCTGTGGACGTCTCCTCGCTGTCGCTCAACGGTCCCGCCGGCAGGGCCGCCAAGCGCGACCTCGCGAATCGGACCGCATCCCTGCGCGCCGAGATCGGCGAGGCATGGGATCTCGCCGCCCGTGACGCCGACGAGGAGCGGATCGCCGAGGCGGTCCACCGCGCCCTCGCGGCGGTCGCGAACCTGGACCGGACAGTTCGGATGTACGCCGACAACGGCACCCTCTCCGAAGCGACCGCGACCGGCCTGCGCAACCGGCTGACGGCGATCGGGAAGAGCCTCTCCCGAGCATCGGCCAGGTTGGTCGGCGCGGTCGCCACGCTGCAGGTGCCCGCGGACGAGGTGCTCCCCGGTGATGCCGTCGAGGTCTCGGTGCGAGTCGACAACTCCGGCAAGCAGTCGCTGAAGGAGGTCGCCTCGTCGCTCACGCTGCCGGAGGGCTGGACGGCGGAACCGGTCGGCGCCCACACCGACACCGTGCCCGCCGGTGGCCAGGTCGAGCACACCTACGAGGTGAGCGTGCCCGGAGATGCTGCCGTGGGTCCTGTCGACCTGACCGGGCAGCTGTCCTACAGCCGCTCGGGTGGCACCGCCACGCTGCCGGTGGGAGGCACCCTCCTGGTCGGCTCCGGAGTGCAGATCACCGCGACGTCGAGCGCCCCGGCGTCGGTCGACGGCGGGCAGACCGCGACGATCACCACCACGCTGCACAACCGCAGCGGCGTCACCCAGCGCGGCGACCTGTCGCTGGCCGGACCCGGTGGCTGGTCGGCGGAGCCGGCGGGCTTCGAGATCCCGGCAGGCCAGGACGCCGACATCGACATCGAGGTCGTCGTGCCGCAGACGGTCGTGGCAGGTCCGGTCTCCCTGACCGTCTCGACCGGAGCCACACCGACGGAGCAGGCGGCAGCCACCGTGACCGTCGGCCTCGCGACGCCACCGGCGGACTCGACCGACCACATCGATCTCGGCGAGACGACCTCGGAGTCGGCCCACGGGCTGACCGCCTCCGAGCGGTCGGGGACCAATCAGGAGGCCGGTCTGACCCGCCGCTACACACACTCCTCCTACCCCGGCGGCTGGTTCGAGCTCGACGCCGCGGTGCCGGTGGACCGACGGTTCGTGGTCCGCGTCGTCGAGACGTTCGACGGTGCGCGACGCAAGACCTACGACGTCGAGCTGGACGGCCAGGTCGCGCACAGCGTCGACCTGACCCGCACGGCCGGCGGCCAGGGCACCATGACCCACCAGTTCCTGGTGGAGCCCTCGGCACTGACCGCTGACGGCTCGATGCGGATCCGGTTCCAGGACACCGGCGCCGACTACGACCCGTCGGTCGCAGACGTGTGGGTGGTGCCGGTGGGGTGA
- a CDS encoding DNA repair helicase XPB, which yields MNDGPLIVQSDKTLLLEIDHARAGECRKAIAPFAELERSPEHIHTYRLTPLGLWNARAAGHDAEQVVDTLLEFSRYPVPHSLLVDVAETMARYGRLRLEKNPANGLVLVSSDRAVLEEVVRAKKVSGMLGERLDEDTVVVHPSERGNLKQALLKIGWPAEDYAGYVDGEAHPIALDTTDWALRPYQSEAAESFWHGGSGVVVLPCGAGKTLVGAAAMAHAQATTLILVTNTVSARQWKDELVRRTSLTPDEIGEYSGSVKEIRPVTIATYQVLTARRKGAYPHLELLDARDWGLVVYDEVHLLPAPIFRMTADLQARRRLGLTATLVREDGREGDVFSLIGPKRYDAPWKDIEAQGWIAPADCVEVRVTLPADERLVYATAEPDERYRIASCTHHKIDVVKEIVASHADKPTLVIGQYLEQLDEIAASLDAPVIEGKTSVKERQRLFDAFRSGEIDLLVVSKVANFSIDLPSAEVAIQVSGAYGSRQEEAQRLGRLLRPGDGNKTAHFYTIVSRDTVDADFAQNRQRFLAEQGYAYRIVDAESLGDLTS from the coding sequence GTGAACGACGGCCCCCTGATCGTCCAGTCGGACAAGACGCTCCTGCTCGAGATCGACCATGCCCGGGCCGGCGAGTGCCGCAAGGCGATCGCGCCCTTCGCCGAGCTGGAGCGGTCGCCGGAGCACATCCACACCTACCGCCTCACCCCGCTGGGGCTGTGGAACGCCCGCGCGGCCGGGCACGATGCCGAGCAGGTGGTGGACACGCTGCTGGAGTTCTCGCGCTATCCCGTGCCGCACTCGCTTCTCGTCGACGTCGCCGAGACGATGGCTCGATACGGCCGGCTGCGGCTGGAGAAGAACCCGGCCAACGGGCTGGTGCTGGTCTCCTCCGACCGCGCGGTGCTGGAGGAGGTCGTCCGGGCGAAGAAGGTCTCCGGGATGCTGGGCGAGCGACTCGACGAGGACACCGTCGTCGTCCACCCCTCCGAGCGCGGCAACCTCAAGCAGGCGCTGCTCAAGATCGGCTGGCCGGCCGAGGACTACGCGGGCTACGTCGACGGCGAGGCGCACCCGATCGCGCTGGACACCACCGACTGGGCACTCCGCCCCTACCAGTCGGAAGCGGCCGAGTCCTTCTGGCACGGGGGCTCCGGCGTCGTCGTGCTCCCCTGCGGTGCCGGCAAGACGCTGGTCGGCGCCGCCGCGATGGCGCATGCTCAGGCGACCACGCTCATCCTCGTCACCAACACCGTCTCCGCGCGCCAGTGGAAGGACGAGCTCGTACGCCGCACCTCACTGACCCCGGACGAGATCGGCGAATACTCGGGGTCGGTCAAGGAGATCCGGCCGGTCACGATCGCCACCTACCAGGTGCTGACCGCCCGCCGGAAGGGCGCCTACCCCCACCTGGAGCTGCTCGACGCCCGCGACTGGGGTCTGGTCGTCTACGACGAGGTCCACCTCCTGCCCGCCCCGATCTTCCGGATGACCGCCGACCTGCAGGCCCGCCGCCGCCTCGGCCTGACCGCCACCCTGGTGCGCGAGGACGGGCGCGAGGGCGACGTCTTCTCGCTGATCGGCCCCAAGCGCTACGACGCTCCGTGGAAGGACATCGAGGCGCAGGGCTGGATCGCGCCGGCGGACTGCGTCGAGGTGCGCGTGACCCTGCCCGCCGACGAGCGGCTCGTCTACGCCACCGCCGAGCCCGACGAGCGCTACCGGATCGCCTCGTGCACGCACCACAAGATCGACGTGGTCAAGGAGATCGTCGCCTCCCACGCCGACAAGCCGACGCTGGTGATCGGGCAGTATCTCGAGCAGCTCGACGAGATCGCCGCCTCCCTCGACGCCCCGGTGATCGAGGGCAAGACGTCGGTCAAGGAGCGCCAGCGGCTCTTCGACGCCTTCCGGTCCGGTGAGATCGACCTGCTGGTCGTCTCCAAGGTCGCCAACTTCTCCATCGACCTGCCCTCGGCCGAGGTCGCGATCCAGGTCTCCGGGGCCTACGGCTCCCGCCAGGAGGAAGCCCAGCGCCTGGGCCGTCTGCTGCGCCCCGGCGACGGCAACAAGACCGCGCACTTCTACACGATCGTCTCTCGCGACACCGTCGACGCCGACTTCGCCCAGAACCGCCAGCGCTTCCTGGCCGAGCAGGGCTACGCGTACCGGATCGTCGATGCCGAGTCCCTCGGCGACCTCACCTCCTGA
- a CDS encoding helicase-associated domain-containing protein, with amino-acid sequence MVNAEVDAATRALSHLEDSGLVWHSLGGLRAVTGVAAVLRGSPGASGLQPFAGDPGADQEEVVRRLAAVSGEARAMLEAVDAAGGQASSSRARPRVSVAEASGPAEELIAHGLLVSSGDGMLTLPGEVGLTLRGGRTTRDRVDVPPSLPTSARASALVDRAAAGAAFELVRNLELLLDAWGATPPRSLRGGTGLTVRDLKTTAERLHVTEPTAALLIEVSWSSGLLGLGTDEEGDPSWMPTELFDQWLQQPLAARWAHVATAWLASPRLPGLVGQRDPAGKTWNALAPDMAGASAVEMRRLTLELLAGVPEGEVLAAGTGPAAVVARLAWERPRRPRSRTESRESLVAWTLTEAETLGLAAFGGLAAYGRGLVAGEDPVPILAGLLPEPVDHVLLQGDLTAVAPGPLEPALARTLAVVATVESHGGATVYRFTKESVRRAMDRGWTATEIHAFLTAASRTPVPQALTYLVDDTARTFGTVRVGFAAAYLRSDDEAALAELLAHPAAESLGLRRLAPTVVVSTVALDSLLPRLRELGLAPVVEAPDGSVHVARPDAKRAKARNAQRPAGAQEAHLTVRATAVAARVKAGDETASSRPSPPEPASTMAILHEAIDAGEQVVISYVDGRGVAGEARVEPLSLDGGSLTARVDDDERSFALSRIRSVRPA; translated from the coding sequence ATGGTGAACGCGGAAGTGGACGCCGCGACACGGGCACTTTCTCATCTGGAGGACAGCGGCCTGGTCTGGCACTCCCTCGGCGGCCTGCGCGCCGTGACCGGAGTCGCCGCTGTGTTGCGGGGCTCCCCGGGCGCCTCCGGCCTGCAGCCGTTCGCCGGCGATCCCGGGGCTGACCAGGAAGAAGTCGTACGCCGCCTGGCGGCCGTCTCCGGCGAGGCCCGCGCGATGCTGGAGGCCGTCGACGCCGCCGGCGGGCAGGCGTCCTCCTCCCGCGCGCGCCCGCGCGTCTCGGTGGCCGAGGCCTCCGGGCCGGCGGAGGAGCTGATCGCCCACGGGCTGCTGGTGTCCTCGGGCGACGGGATGCTGACCCTGCCCGGTGAGGTCGGACTCACACTCCGCGGCGGGCGGACGACGCGCGACCGGGTGGACGTCCCACCCTCGCTGCCGACCTCCGCGCGGGCGTCCGCTCTGGTCGACAGGGCGGCCGCGGGTGCCGCCTTCGAGCTCGTCCGCAACCTCGAGCTGCTCCTCGACGCCTGGGGCGCGACCCCACCCCGGTCGCTGCGCGGCGGGACCGGCCTCACGGTGCGCGACCTGAAGACGACCGCCGAGCGGCTCCACGTCACCGAGCCCACCGCGGCCCTGCTGATCGAGGTGTCCTGGTCCTCCGGCCTGCTGGGCCTGGGCACCGACGAGGAGGGCGACCCGTCCTGGATGCCGACCGAGCTCTTCGACCAGTGGCTGCAGCAGCCGCTGGCCGCCCGGTGGGCGCACGTGGCCACGGCCTGGCTCGCCTCGCCCCGGCTCCCCGGACTGGTCGGCCAGCGCGACCCAGCCGGGAAGACGTGGAACGCGCTGGCGCCCGACATGGCCGGCGCCTCGGCGGTCGAGATGCGGCGGCTGACGCTGGAGCTGCTCGCAGGCGTGCCGGAGGGCGAGGTGCTCGCCGCCGGCACCGGCCCTGCCGCCGTCGTGGCACGGCTGGCCTGGGAACGGCCGCGCCGGCCGCGCAGCCGCACCGAGTCCCGGGAGTCGCTGGTGGCCTGGACGCTCACCGAGGCGGAGACGCTCGGGCTGGCGGCGTTCGGGGGGCTGGCTGCGTACGGACGGGGGTTGGTGGCGGGTGAGGACCCGGTCCCGATCCTCGCGGGGCTGCTGCCGGAGCCGGTCGACCACGTCCTGCTGCAAGGCGACCTGACCGCGGTCGCGCCGGGGCCGCTGGAACCCGCCCTGGCCCGCACCCTGGCCGTGGTGGCGACGGTGGAGTCTCACGGCGGGGCGACGGTCTACCGGTTCACCAAGGAGTCCGTGCGCCGGGCGATGGACCGTGGCTGGACCGCCACCGAGATCCACGCGTTCCTCACCGCCGCCTCCCGCACCCCCGTGCCGCAGGCGCTGACCTACCTGGTCGATGACACGGCGCGTACGTTCGGGACGGTCCGGGTCGGGTTCGCCGCCGCCTACCTGCGCAGCGACGACGAGGCCGCGCTGGCCGAGCTGCTGGCCCATCCGGCGGCCGAGTCCCTGGGGCTGCGCCGGCTCGCGCCGACGGTCGTCGTCAGCACCGTCGCGCTCGACTCGCTCCTCCCCCGGCTGCGCGAGCTCGGCCTGGCGCCGGTCGTCGAGGCGCCCGACGGGTCGGTCCATGTGGCGCGCCCCGACGCCAAGCGCGCCAAGGCTCGCAACGCGCAGCGTCCGGCGGGTGCCCAGGAGGCCCACCTGACCGTACGCGCGACCGCGGTGGCCGCGCGCGTCAAGGCCGGCGACGAGACGGCCTCATCACGACCTTCCCCGCCCGAGCCGGCCTCGACGATGGCGATCCTGCACGAAGCCATCGATGCCGGGGAGCAGGTCGTCATCTCCTACGTCGACGGTCGCGGGGTCGCCGGCGAGGCGCGCGTCGAGCCGCTGAGCCTCGACGGCGGCTCGCTCACGGCCCGGGTCGACGACGACGAGCGCTCCTTCGCACTGTCCCGGATCAGGAGCGTCCGGCCGGCGTGA
- a CDS encoding PP2C family protein-serine/threonine phosphatase, with the protein MSRKVVIAHGAATDVGQVRKVNEDSHVAEPPVFVVADGMGGHDGGDIASEMVIQEFAKLGGTHYVSESGSQAMVEALQAAQDRIVAFALEQRSRGASDYQSGTTCAAALIADGGSSPLWILLNVGDSRIYRFFDGTLSQLSRDHSLVQELVDSGQITREQAEHHPERNVVTRALGGMAPAVPDIFQVTLPVGARLMLCSDGVSGMISDAEIADILAAEDTDARDTAEKLVAAAVEAGGRDNATAIVVDVMGLAEENPYDSEQQRVSMEQKLGVLP; encoded by the coding sequence ATGTCCAGGAAAGTAGTGATCGCGCACGGGGCGGCGACCGATGTCGGCCAGGTGCGGAAGGTCAACGAGGACTCCCACGTGGCCGAGCCCCCCGTCTTCGTCGTCGCCGACGGCATGGGTGGCCACGACGGTGGTGACATCGCCAGCGAGATGGTGATCCAGGAGTTCGCCAAGCTCGGTGGCACCCACTACGTGTCCGAGTCCGGCAGCCAGGCGATGGTCGAGGCGCTCCAGGCTGCCCAGGACCGGATCGTGGCCTTCGCGCTCGAGCAGCGCTCGCGCGGGGCCTCGGACTACCAGTCCGGCACCACCTGCGCCGCGGCCCTGATCGCCGACGGCGGGAGCAGCCCGTTGTGGATCCTCCTCAACGTCGGCGACTCGCGCATCTACCGATTCTTCGACGGTACGTTGAGCCAGCTCAGCCGCGACCACAGCCTCGTCCAGGAGCTCGTCGACTCCGGGCAGATCACGCGCGAGCAGGCCGAGCACCACCCCGAGCGCAACGTGGTGACCAGGGCGCTCGGCGGGATGGCCCCCGCGGTCCCCGACATCTTCCAGGTGACCCTGCCGGTGGGCGCCCGACTGATGCTGTGCTCGGACGGGGTGAGCGGGATGATCTCGGATGCCGAGATCGCCGACATCCTCGCCGCCGAGGACACCGATGCACGTGACACGGCCGAGAAGCTCGTCGCCGCCGCGGTCGAAGCGGGCGGCAGGGACAACGCCACCGCGATCGTGGTCGATGTGATGGGATTGGCCGAGGAGAACCCGTATGACTCGGAGCAACAAAGGGTGAGTATGGAGCAGAAGCTAGGAGTGCTGCCATGA
- a CDS encoding FHA domain-containing protein, translating into MSESATVASTSYTPGTWFGIIGESATVLLPPSEKSRAGALWALVDDGAGFDEVLDALVATGLSSLPGFVLVAGDVTPDGGSVRTVVRGPSVVSFEAGEGAVEVDGSSSKTWVERTLEGVTRMSISLGEEGATGEPMTALGGLLRVSGLEVPPPAPESSQDDSPESRAGFVPAPVAVEEAADDTDDSLDEPAQADPLTDPLPEETYPDSVEEQGLEEDEPVAAPPSLSVVPPIPVSGDLPGLGADADSDTDSDEPVSVNRGDEPGEASAPRHDDLTEPTDAFEMPAASQDSSQDADDQDYPESASRSYEDDYASDEHAAAVASSFGPSAVSPEPVSDAEVAPDAETEVLPAVEAEQSYDEPQSYDEPESYEPESAQAPDFGPPSMPPPPPLTAPPPPPVDAPASFEDAPAAGLIESAPVDAPIEAPPVDGPPPAPLTDIPPAPPAPPAFPAPPAPPAPPVAPVPETHDEPVWEEPNPDEDDHDGLTRIGVGEDLNAGLAGIPGQPEAPKVTAYPVARLEFSSGDRVEVDRVVLVGRAPEASRFTPTEQPMLVTVPSPHQEISSTHCEIRPGAGVDHGAAVVTDLGSTNGTVLVQPGLGPEDLRPGVPVQLMPGAVIDLGDSLTIRVTNP; encoded by the coding sequence ATGAGTGAATCAGCAACCGTCGCAAGCACGTCCTACACGCCGGGCACTTGGTTCGGCATCATCGGTGAGAGCGCCACGGTGCTGCTCCCGCCCTCGGAGAAGAGCCGCGCGGGAGCCCTGTGGGCTCTCGTCGACGACGGTGCCGGGTTCGACGAGGTGCTCGACGCGCTCGTCGCGACCGGGCTCAGCTCGTTGCCGGGCTTCGTCCTCGTCGCCGGGGACGTGACGCCTGACGGCGGCAGCGTACGCACCGTCGTGCGCGGCCCGTCGGTGGTCTCCTTCGAGGCCGGTGAGGGTGCCGTCGAGGTCGACGGGTCGTCGTCGAAGACGTGGGTCGAGCGCACCCTCGAGGGCGTCACCCGGATGTCCATCTCCCTCGGCGAGGAGGGCGCGACCGGTGAGCCGATGACGGCGCTCGGTGGCCTGCTGCGGGTCTCGGGCCTCGAGGTCCCGCCGCCGGCCCCGGAGTCCAGCCAGGACGACTCGCCGGAGAGTCGCGCCGGCTTCGTGCCGGCCCCGGTGGCGGTCGAGGAAGCCGCCGACGACACCGACGACAGCTTGGACGAGCCGGCGCAGGCCGACCCGCTCACCGACCCGCTGCCCGAGGAGACCTACCCCGACTCCGTCGAGGAGCAGGGTCTGGAGGAGGACGAGCCGGTCGCGGCTCCGCCCTCGCTCTCGGTGGTGCCCCCGATCCCGGTCTCGGGTGACCTTCCCGGTCTCGGCGCCGACGCGGACTCCGACACCGACTCGGACGAGCCGGTCTCGGTCAACCGTGGTGACGAGCCCGGCGAGGCGTCGGCCCCGCGCCACGACGACCTGACCGAGCCGACCGACGCGTTCGAGATGCCGGCCGCGTCGCAGGACTCGTCGCAGGACGCCGACGACCAGGACTACCCGGAGTCGGCCTCCCGGAGCTACGAGGACGACTACGCCAGCGACGAGCACGCCGCCGCGGTGGCGTCGTCCTTCGGACCCTCCGCGGTATCCCCGGAGCCGGTGTCCGACGCCGAGGTCGCCCCCGACGCGGAGACCGAGGTTCTCCCCGCCGTCGAGGCGGAGCAGTCCTACGACGAGCCGCAGTCCTACGACGAGCCCGAGTCCTACGAGCCCGAGTCCGCACAGGCGCCCGACTTCGGTCCGCCGTCGATGCCGCCTCCGCCGCCCCTGACCGCGCCTCCGCCTCCGCCCGTCGACGCGCCCGCTTCCTTCGAGGACGCGCCTGCCGCCGGCCTGATCGAGTCCGCGCCGGTCGACGCCCCGATCGAGGCGCCGCCCGTGGACGGCCCGCCCCCCGCGCCGCTGACCGACATCCCGCCGGCCCCTCCGGCCCCGCCCGCCTTCCCGGCCCCGCCCGCGCCGCCGGCCCCGCCGGTGGCTCCGGTCCCCGAGACCCACGACGAGCCGGTCTGGGAGGAGCCCAACCCCGATGAGGACGACCACGACGGTCTGACCCGCATCGGTGTCGGCGAGGACCTCAACGCCGGTCTCGCCGGGATCCCCGGCCAGCCCGAGGCCCCGAAGGTGACCGCCTACCCGGTCGCGCGCCTGGAGTTCTCCAGCGGCGACCGCGTCGAGGTCGACCGGGTCGTGCTCGTCGGTCGTGCTCCCGAGGCGAGCCGGTTCACGCCCACCGAGCAGCCGATGCTGGTGACCGTGCCGAGCCCGCACCAGGAGATCTCCTCGACCCACTGCGAGATCCGTCCGGGTGCCGGTGTCGACCACGGTGCCGCGGTGGTCACCGACCTCGGCTCGACCAACGGCACCGTCCTGGTCCAGCCCGGGCTCGGCCCGGAGGACCTGCGTCCCGGCGTACCCGTCCAGCTCATGCCCGGCGCCGTCATCGACCTCGGTGACAGTCTGACGATCCGGGTGACCAACCCGTGA